The following proteins are encoded in a genomic region of Thermothielavioides terrestris NRRL 8126 chromosome 5, complete sequence:
- a CDS encoding polyketide synthase — protein MTVQDQIVLFGDLTCDYVSGLRSLVPVRDNPLLTSFFERVAFGLRQEIGLLTTSEQAKFVGFTTFQELLAGVQQVSSRHPALEKALACTYQLACFIKYHTAPGRTYPAPQDTWLVGLCTGLLSAAPVSCCQSITDLIPLAAHTVLVAFRAGLCVGEVRNRIEPQPQTGPPASWSVLIPNSGGEDPGPVIGRYNEEKGLPATSAAYISSYANTSFTLSGPPTSLHDLLNSGYLPSKRSCSIPIYAPYHAPHLYGQKDVEAIVAPTLRSEFHSYRRQFRVISTADGKETEAATFGEVLEHALKGILREPIRLDRVVSSLGQALRDSGRGGIVLPIATLMGQSFAGALQKHSQSAVAVDPSMNFAAAVDDSGDGSSTSGHLGSAKLAIIGYSGRYPDASNNDEFWQLLYEGRDVASITPETRWSAAHVDPTLKRKNTMGTPYGCWLKDPGLFDANFFMISPREAPQIDPAQRLALMTAYEAMEFAGFVPNSSPSTRPDRIGVFYGTTSNDWGETNSSQDVDTYYIPGSCRAFIPGRQNFFYKFSGPSYSIDTACSSSLAALHLACNSLLRGDIDTAFCGGTNVLTNPDITAGLDRGHFLSRTGNCKTFDNDADGYCRGEGVCTLIIKRLEDAKADNDPICAVILGAYTNHSAEAESITRPHVGAQKAIFEKVLTSAAVDPYSVGYVEMHGTGTQAGDAREMKSVLSVFAPPEARPRTDEERLFLGSAKANVGHGESVSGVIALIKALMMMEKDTIPPHCGIKNKINSGFPTDLQQRNVHIAMKPTPWPRPEGGVRRIMVNNFSAAGGNSSVLIEDAPVIPKPCERDPRSAHVVAVSAKSSTALLANIKSLLKYLDEAKPALPSLSYTTTARRMHHPYRVMASGSELADIRAALQNKLDLPRTQQKSRAVQRVAFAFTGQGSQYVGMGRELLRFSTFRQDIDRYDAISQALGFPSITPLINPQSDGDIAELPPLLVQVGTTCIQMAMARLWRSWGVEPCAVVGHSLGEYAALNVAGVLSEADTIFLVGKRAQLLQENVPANTHAMLAVSTSVDKIHDICKGLEYEIACINAPTETVLSGTAGQIELALQRVATTTALRKTKLQVPFAFHSSQMQPILEEFRLAARAVKFQEPKIPIISPLLGQTLSSSEPFGTEYLARHCRETVNFVGGLESAKKSGLQESTIWIEIGAHPVVSGLLRGNLGSATVTLPTLQRGKDTWKTLTAGLTTLYESGVDVRWAEYHRDFSASLSVLRLPSYNWTLKNYWMQYVNDWSLYKGDARFLQAAPEKGLSTTCVHRLVEEKKDGNRVLLIGEADVLRDDVDPLVRGHRVNNVPLVTPSVYAEMALVLGEYLRKQQPQLAGAMVDLQHMDVQRPFATKSKGKGPQLLQCHISLNCGTLEAAVEFWSVTPEGAKLVRHALATLTFPDKAQAHAEARQRAGPILARMDAVAARLHADDRVQKLTGKTGYHLVSSLASYDPAYMGVSAVLLDSANREAVATVKFDNPPAAGDYYVNPYLIDNFGQPALFIMNANDQADLSREVFVNHGWTSLHFYKPVSVHSTYRSHVKMEGPSEDGMYRGDMIVFDGDNDVVALFKGIKAQSVPRRLMDYIVHMRDDTKSGSPAGGTLHAGTPAPASSSVPGAAAAVASEDAQASGEGKQTVPWSAALKIIAEESGVPVAELRPEATFADLGVDSLLSLLCASRFREELGLHYESSIFLEYPTLGALEQFWKQGAPESKALGGGDAVLKSMFADSQITSSDSSSEEDQSGHTSSPSAEPVSSSASSDIGSDPSSDIAATSLLLQGNPALPTTTKTLFLLPDGSGSCSSYAGLPRIHPSVAVVGVNCPFMKTPEAYTCGIEPVADAYIREIRRRQPRGPYALGGWSVGGIFAYHVAQQLVAAGEEVTELVLIDCPVPRGLDHLPRRYYEYCRDIGLLGTVDGQKKRTPPAWLVPHFEACVNSLHDYHAKPFTPEAAAPRTQIIWACDAIDKHLEPKFERRPDDPEGLKFLTATRTDFGPGGWETLLPEPCIELAKITDSNHFSMMHGQCVRRLAEIIEGFLMIGN, from the exons ATGACAGTCCAAGATCAGATCGTTCTCTTCGGAGATCTGACGTGCGACTATGTCTCCGGCCTGCGGTCTCTGGTGCCCGTCAGGGATAACCCGCTTCTAACGTCCTTCTTCGAGAGGGTTGCCTTCGGACTGCGGCAGGAGATCGGACTGCTCACCACCAGCGAGCAGGCCAAATTCGTCGGCTTCACCACTTTCCAAGAGCTTCTCGCCGGCGTCCAGCAGGTGTCCAGCCGTCATCCGGCCCTGGAAAAGGCGTTGGCCTGCACATATCAACTAGCCTGCTTCATCAA GTACCATACCGCTCCAGGGAGGACGTATCCCGCCCCGCAGGACACGTGGCTGGTTGGGCTTTGCACTGGGCTCCTGAGTGCGGCCCCAGTCAGCTGCTGTCAGAGCATCACGGACCTCATTCCGCTAGCTGCCCACACGGTTCTCGTCGCTTTCCGCGCAGGCCTCTGTGTCGGCGAGGTGCGTAACCGGATcgagccgcagccgcagacTGGTCCTCCCGCGTCCTGGTCCGTGTTGATTCCGAACTCGGGGGGTGAGGATCCAGGTCCGGTGATAGGCCGCTACAATGAGGAGAAG GGTCTCCCGGCAACGTCCGCTGCGTACATCAGCTCGTATGCGAACACGAGTTTCACCCTGAGCGGGCCTCCGACCAGCTTGCATGATCTCCTGAACTCTGGCTATCTGCCCAGCAAGCGATCCTGCAGCATCCCAATCTATGCACCATACCATGCCCCTCATCTTTATGGACAGAAAGATGTGGAGGCCATTGTCGCGCCGACGCTGCGCTCCGAATTCCACTCGTACCGCCGTCAGTTCCGTGTGATATCGACTGCTGACGGGAAGGAGACCGAGGCGGCCACATTCGGCGAGGTACTGGAGCACGCGCTGAAAGGCATCCTGAGGGAGCCGATTCGTCTCGACCGAGTCGTTAGTTCGCTGGGACAAGCCCTCCGCGACTCCGGACGGGGCGGCATTGTGCTGCCTATTGCCACGTTGATGGGGCAGAGCTTCGCTGGCGCGCTGCAGAAGCACAGCCAGTCAGCCGTGGCCGTGGACCCAAGCATGAACTTTGCGGCTGCCGTCGACGACAGCGGTGACGGGAGCTCGACATCGGGCCATCTTGGCTCCGCGAAGCTGGCCATCATTGGCTATTCCGGTCGCTACCCCGACGCCAGCAACAACGACGAGTTCTGGCAGTTGCTCTACGAGGGCCGTGACGTCGCCAGCATCACGCCCGAAACCAGGTGGTCGGCGGCGCACGTGGATCCAACGCTGAAGAGGAAGAACACGATGGGCACGCCGTACGGTTGCTGGCTGAAGGACCCGGGCCTGTTCGATGCCAACTTCTTCATGATCAGCCCCCGCGAAGCGCCACAGATCGACCCCGCCCAGCGCCTGGCGCTCATGACGGCATATGAGGCCATGGAGTTCGCCGGCTTCGTGCCGAACTCGTCGCCTTCCACTCGGCCGGACCGGATCGGTGTCTTCTACGGCACGACCAGCAATGACTGGGGAGAGACGAACAGCTCTCAAGACGTGGATACTTA TTACATCCCCGGTTCCTGCCGTGCTTTCATTCCGGGAAGGCAGAATTTCTTTTACAAGTTCAGCGGACCCAGCTACAGCATCGACACGGCCTGTTCATCCAGCCTGGCAGCTCTGCATCTCGCCTGTAACTCGTTGCTCAGGGGCGACATAGACACGGCGTTTTGCGGCGGCACGAACGTGCTGACCAACCCGG ACATCACGGCTGGTCTGGATCGGGGCCACTTCCTCTCCCGGACGGGCAATTGCAAGACGTTCGACAATGACGCGGATGGCTACTGCCGAGGCGAGGGTGTCTGCACGCTGATCATCAAACGGCTCGAGGATGCGAAAGCCGACAACGACCCCATCTGCGCCGTGATCCTCGGAGCGTACACCAACCACtctgccgaggccgagagtATCACTCGCCCGCACGTTGGAGCGCAAAAAGCCATCTTCGAGAAGGTGCTCACTTCGGCTGCCGTGGATCCGTACAGCGTGGGTTACGTTGAGATGCACGGAACAGGAACCCAAGCTG GTGATGCCCGAGAGATGAAATCCGTACTTTCGGTCTTCGCCCCTCCGGAAGCCAGGCCGCGGACCGACGAGGAGCGGCTCTTCTTGGGCTCGGCCAAGGCCAATGTTGGACACGGCGAGTCCGTCTCGGGCGTCATTGCTCTGATCAAAGCTCTCATGATGATGGAGAAAGACACTATCCCGCCGCACTGCGGGATCAAGAACAAG ATCAACAGCGGATTCCCCACCGACCTGCAGCAGAGGAATGTTCACATCGCCATGAAGCCAACCCCCTGGCCACGCCCGGAAGGAGGCGTACGTCGAATCATGGTCAACAACTTCTCGGCAGCAGGGGGGAACTCCTCGGTGCTGATCGAAGACGCGCCCGTGATCCCCAAGCCTTGCGAGCGCGATCCACGCTCGGCCCACGTCGTGGCAGTCAGCGCAAAGTCGAGCACGGCGCTGCTCGCCAACATTAAGTCCCTGCTGAAATATCTCGACGAGGCGAAAccggcgctgccgagccTGTCGTACACGACGACCGCTCGTCGCATGCATCACCCCTACCGCGTCATGGCGAGCGGCTCCGAGCTGGCTGACATCCGCGCCGCGTTGCAAAACAAGCTGGACTTGCCTCGCACGCAGCAGAAGTCGCGAGCCGTGCAGCGCGTCGCTTTTGCTTTCACCGGTCAGGGGTCTCAGTACGTAGGCATGGGGCGCGAGCTGCTCCGGTTCAGCACTTTCCGCCAGGACATCGACCGGTACGACGCCATCTCCCAGGCGCTCGGCTTTCCCTCGATTACGCCGTTGATCAACCCGCAAAGTGACGGGGACATTGCCGAGCTGCCGCCCCTGCTCGTGCAGGTCGGAACGACGTGCATCCAGATGGCCATGGCCCGGCTGTGGCGGTCCTGGGGCGTCGAGCCCTGCGCCGTTGTCGGACACAGCCTCGGAGAATACGCGGCCCTGAACGTGGCCGGCGTCCTTTCCGAAGCCGACACCATCTTCCTGGTGGGCAAGCGGGCACAGCTACTCCAGGAGAACGTCCCTGCCAACACGCATGCCATGCTCGCCGTCAGCACGTCGGTCGACAAGATCCACGACATCTGCAAGGGCCTGGAGTACGAGATCGCCTGCATCAACGCGCCGACGGAGACCGTCTTGAGCGGAACGGCCGGCCAGATCGAGCTGGCCCTGCAGCGGGttgccaccaccaccgcgtTGCGGAAGACGAAGCTGCAGGTCCCGTTTGCCTTCCACTCGTCGCAGATGCAGCCGATCCTCGAGGAGTTCCGTctggccgcgcgcgccgtcaAGTTCCAGGAGCCCAAGATTCCCATCATCTCGCCGCTGCTCGGGCAGACGCTCTCCTCGAGCGAGCCGTTTGGGACGGAGTATCTCGCTCGGCACTGCCGCGAGACGGTGAACTTTGTCGGGGGACTCGAGAGTGCGAAGAAGAGCGGGCTGCAGGAGAGCACCATCTGGATCGAGATTGGGGCTCATCCCGTGGTTTCCGGATTGCTCCGTGGCAATTTGGGGTCGGCGACGGTCACTCTCCCGACTCTCCAGCGTGGCAAGGACACCTGGAAGACGCTGACCGCGGGCCTGACGACGCTGTACGAgtccggcgtcgacgtccgCTGGGCCGAATACCACCGGGACTTCAGCGCCTCGCTCTccgtcctccgcctcccgTCCTACAACTGGACGCTCAAGAATTATTGGATGCAGTATGTCAACGACTGGTCGCTCTACAAAGGCGACGCCCGGTTCCTGCAAGCTGCGCCGGAAAAGGGACTGTCGACCACCTGTGTCCATCGGCTGgtcgaggagaagaaggacgGCAACAGGGTGCTTCTCATCGGAGAGGCCGACGTCCTGCGAGACGACGTTGACCCCCTGGTCCGCGGCCACCGGGTCAACAACGTGCCGCTCGTCACCCCCTCCGTGTACGCCGAGATGGCTCTCGTGCTCGGCGAGTACCTGCGCAAGCAGCAGCCccagctggccggcgccatgGTGGACCTCCAGCACATGGACGTGCAGAGGCCGTTTGCGACGAAGAGCAAGGGCAAGGGGCCCCAGCTGCTCCAGTGCCACATCTCGCTCAACTGCGGGACGCTCGAGGCGGCGGTCGAGTTCTGGAGCGTGACGCCCGAAGGCGCCAAGTTGGTCCGCCACGCGCTGGCTACCCTGACCTTCCCGGACAAGGCGCAGGCGCATGCGGAGGCGCGACAGCGCGCAGGACCCATCCTGGCGCGGATGGACGCTGTGGCGGCCAGACTGCATGCCGACGACCGGGTCCAGAAGCTGACGGGAAAGACAGGGTACCACTTGGTGTCCTCGCTGGCGTCGTACGACCCGGCGTACATGGGCGTGTCCGCTGTCCTGCTCGACAGCGCCAACCGCGAGGCGGTGGCAACCGTGAAGTTTGACAACCCACCGGCCGCGGGCGACTACTACGTCAACCCGTACCTGATCGACAACTTCGGCCAGCCGGCCCTGTTCATCATGAACGCGAACGACCAGGCCGACCTGAGCAGGGAAGTGTTCGTCAACCACGGGTGGACCTCCCTGCACTTCTACAAGCCCGTCTCGGTGCACTCGACGTACCGGTCCCACGTCAAGATGGAAGGCCCCAGTGAAGACGGCATGTACCGCGGGGATATGATCGTCTTCGATGGCGACAACGACGTGGTGGCGCTGTTCAAGGGGATCAAGGCGCAAAGCGTCCCGCGGCGGCTGATGGATTACATCGTGCATATGCGCGACGACACCAAGTCGGGCAGTCCGGCGGGAGGAACTCTGCACGCAggcacgccggcgcctgCTTCTTCCTCCGTGCCGGGAGCCGCTGCGGCCGTTGCCAGCGAGGACGCCCAAGCGTCCGGGGAGGGGAAGCAGACTGTGCCCTGGTCCGCGGCGCTCAAGATCATCGCGGAGGAGAGCGGCGTGCCTGTGGCGGAGCTGCGTCCCGAAGCGACGTTCGCggacctcggcgtcgactCGCTTCTCTCGCTTCTGTGCGCCAGCCGGTTCCGCGAGGAGCTCGGGCTGCACTACGAGTCGTCCATCTTCCTCGAGTATCCGACTCtgggcgcgctcgagcagtTCTGGAAGCAGGGCGCGCCCGAGTCCAAGGCTCTCGGGGGCGGCGATGCTGTCTTGAAGTCCATGTTCGCCGACAGCCAGATCACCTCCTCAGACTCTTCGAGCGAGGAAGATCAGTCCGGGCACACTAGCTCGCCGTCAGCCGAGCCGGTTTCGTCCTCAGCCAGTTCCGACATTGGCTCAGACCCTTCGTCCGATATCGCCGCCACCTCGCTGCTCCTCCAGGGCAACCCGGCGCTCCCGACAACGACCAAAACGCTCTTCCTGCTGCCCGACGGCTCCGGCTCGTGCTCGTCCTACGCCGGCCTCCCGCGCATCCACCCCTCCGTGGCCGTGGTCGGCGTCAACTGCCCCTTCATGAAGACGCCCGAGGCGTACACGTGCGGCATCGAGCCCGTCGCGGACGCCTACATCCGCGAgatccgccggcggcagccgcgcggCCCCTACGCGCTCGGCGGATGGTCGGTCGGCGGCATCTTCGCGTACCACGTGGCGCAGCAGCtggtcgcggccggcgaggaggtcacGGAGCTCGTGCTCATCGACTGCCCGGTGCCGCGCGGCCTCGACCACCTGCCGCGCCGGTACTACGAGTACTGCCGCGAcatcggcctgctcggcacGGTCGACGGCCAGAAGAAGCGGACGCCCCCGGCGTGGCTGGTGCCGCACTTCGAGGCGTGCGTGAATAGCTTGCATGACTATCACGCGAAGCCGTTCACGCCTGAGGCCGCTGCCCCCAGGACGCAGATCATCTGGGCATGCGATGCGATTGACAAACATCTGGAGCCCAAGTTCGAGCGGAGGCCGGACGATCCGGAGGGGCTGAAGTTTCtcacggcgacgaggacggacTTTGGGCCGGGCGGTTGGGAGACGTTGTTGCCGGAGCCGTGCATcgagctggccaagatcACGGACAGTAACCATTTTTCCATGATGCACGGGCAGTGCGTCAGGCGGTTGGCGGAGATCATTGAGGGGTTTCTCATGATTGGAAACTAA